GCGAAATTACCGCTTGTTCGAGATGCGTCCGAGCCAGGTCCGTGTTCTTCGTGTACTGGAGGAGTATGTTGCCCAGCTGCAGATGGGTCCGGGCCTCGACCCTTGGCGGAGGTTTGAAACTGAACACTGCCTGTAAGCACTGGATGCACATCTTGATGCGATTTGACGTCCGGAAGTTTTCTGCCAGCCCCAGCAGCGACAGGTACCAAGCGTCTTGAGATGACGCCATCGGACGGCGGCGATGTATCCGTCGGAATCGTTGAGGGAAAGTATAGGACAACTGCAGCAATATTCTCTTTTTTAAcagttacatattacatttatcaaCAATTGTTATAATCACGAAAAATTGTCAACAAAACACACACTGAAAACACCGTCAAGGATTATTATCGATAGAACGTGACCGCTGTTACTCATATACCAGTTACCAACTGTGCGGTATCAACATAAGATAACCTTATCACACTGTGCGTACAAAGTGATAAGTGCTTATCACAAAAATGATAACTcccaaaataatgattttcgagaatttttgaattagaatTTTGTATTCAGTGCTTTAAAACACACATTTGAGGAGGGGGGGGGGGTAATCGAAAATATCGCGTGGGAACTAAACTGCATTTGTTCcgcacttattatttaatttttttttagattatagactatagtaaaATCTACGGAGTACGGACATAATGCTATATTACAGGGATGGTCAACATGACTATGTACGCGAGCCACAcatattaatgcaattatatcaggagccaaattatctaatctgtacttttataccgcaaaattaataaagatagCTAACATccgataaacatattaaattacgaaatatgtgattaaaaaataataataataaaacattttttttttataaatgtatgcaaaaaaaattaaaattttggtttttgtaaataagaccGCGAACCGCATACGTCGATGAAGAGAGCCGCAATTTGGCCATCccagctataatatataacattatgtacaCAGTTAAAGGCCTAAGTATAATTCAGAGGCTAGtactttataatgatttaccaataaaactaaactatttgaattatgaagtaaaaaatgaaagttatatgtcatttattataaggtcatatacaaattttattctttCTTTGATATGTAATTATGACGGGGGAGGgggtaaaaaattgaaaatagctCCCCCCCCtcgatgttatattaaaaccgCTGATACAAACAAAACACAcaacattgtaaaattaattcattcatTGTTctgttcaaaatctaaaatcacaaaaaaaaaatcagaagacaaaaaaaaatggacaAGTGCCAAGTATAAATATCAGCTCTTCCTGGTTGGGTTAAATCTCACTAATCAATATTCATCTATcttaaatgcatttaattatataggatTAGTTCACAGTTGACACGAATTGATCGTTGGTACATTCTTGTTATACAAGAACCATGATTTATTAGACTATATCTATTATCTAGACTGACCCAAAACTACCTTCGTTAATCGTCATTATCGTAAACAACACAATCTTAACCATATTCACGCGCCacgtttcaattttcaaatttacaattataacttactcataagtcataagtaGGGAACGGATTTATATGTTCTATAAAAAACAAGAATAATgccttaaaaaaatacgatttatgcacttataataaaaatttttttttaaatgcttttaaaatttgtttaattatatcaatttttattcttaggtattaattattcaatcatTTTCATCATCTTCTAGTTCTcctatcttttttttactttgaaaattatttccaaaaaatgaatatactaatatacattgATTATACTTTTACCTTGTGTTTCATAATAGCACTGTGCCGCACTGTATAATCAGGTGCTGCTtaagttttaacaaattttatcaattcctatataaaaatgacttaataacataaaaatgtaaaaatatatttcaagaaGTAAAAAACTCTTAAGAATGTAGAAAAATGCAAAATGAAATTTACAGTTTTGATTCCTTGATGTATCAAATTAACTTTGTGCATGGAAAGCAATGTTTTCGGtcattcagaaaaaaatgcaattttctttaaatctgTTTCCTAGTCATAAGTGATGAcctcttattatataattaattttttactagttATAAAAGTGGTCTAGTTGAtcacatttcaaaattttaaataatatattattatttattagtttatttctatacattcatataggtacagtattaatataaaaaacctgAAAAGcggtaaaattttataatctcAGATAGTTACAGGATTGTGACGTTttcacattataaaaaaatcttgtatAACAGGAAAATACCTGATTTGGTTTTATGTGGTTATATACATTTGACCCCGCTCAGTGTACGATATATACGATGACAATTaggattattaatatgtttaatttataaggtgATTGTATGGTGACGTCATTaagagaacataatattatattcaaatttaaaagaaaatacgtcacataaaaatattatataatgatgctGTACGTCACCatactattacctatatagctatattacaagcataaatgtataatattttaagtataagcaTACAGTATATTGCTTGTATGGACAAGAGCATACAAAGTAATATTTGCAAATGGCCTGTGGTTATGAAATCGATAGAAGTGTATAAATTACAAGTGGAATAACacatcatatatatgtatatagataaatagattaaaaaatacattgaataatttattacaatacacaCTGCATATGGTGCTGGTGCTGTCAGTACCGCAACTATTAACTCTGAGCCCCGTGTGCAAAATTCATTTGGAGGccccaaattaatattattgttttttgtattgcTATGGCAATTAATTAATCGGtacttttttagtattttaacttGTATGGAATAATTTCtgttattatacgtacattaTACCAATTAGACAAGAAGTTTaccttacattatataatttgattatattattatattattaatttgaaacgtTTTTCAAACCAGaaccaatttaaataatgttatgtctAGATTAAGCACATACATGATATACATGATACCTAGTAGTTGCGGCACTGGGTgctgtatattttaagaaatgggTACAAACAATTACTCCTAGCAGAATTTTTTGGGGCTTAcagcaattttatttataataaactatacgaGTAAGTAAATCATActgaattatttgttatcatcgtGTTCAATGATTATCAtcacatttgtattattaaattaaatatttatagcataTCATGTCCACGCATTTGGCGACACACGTGTAACGATGAAACAGAATGCAATTAAACCTATTCAACAATTTTGTTTACCATTTGTTGGATAGCATTAGAATGTTTTCATAGTTAGTTGGGTGGCGCTTAAAAAGTTatgactaatttttaaaaaccgcTGTTAAGAGGACGTTAAACCCGCAtttgttgtctctgtcttactaacataCATGATGAATATGATAGCAAATTTGCATTCAgaagaacacattttgtgatgttagatttaatattaaagtcaatttacctgttattaaatttaaaggtaagaatattatgtagaaaatgtcatattcttttattggtgatataattttaaagtgagttatgaacatattaaagttgtagtattttacatagctgtaacacaatttaaaatcatagtattaataaaagaaaatgtaattttctttAGAAATgttcttacctttaagtttactttaatattaaagctaacatcacaaattcacaaaaagtgttctgctgaacgcgAATTTGCTATGatatacgttagtaagacagataCAACCAtgcatgtatacaaaaaaaagattGGGAGGGGGGGAGGTTACAAAATGtagcaataaaaattgtgccgcaacataataaaacaattttttcctcgTCACTCGATATTATTTCGGGGAAGTTTGAACCCCACCCCCTCCCCTCCTGTATACGTACCTGTATACAACACATGCGGatataacgtcctcttaagttTACACCAACAGTCGACACTTGAACAGTTCAAAAACAATACGAAATATTGGTTATTATCTATAACATTTGGTTTATTTCCGGGTCCGTAATCGGCGCTTTCGCGTAcgcctgtatatatatataagtatattaataattttttttccacgcgcgtaatataatatatttaataaaatataatatgtttttggaTTTCGCTTAATCGCATACATTCTTCGTTTATCTATTTATGATTGTTATTGTCATGATATGTGCGCCATCGAGTTTCGAGTTACGTTCTCTGTCCCATGTATATACACACGATCCTCTCGTGTCGCACGCGTACAATATCACGGGCCGCAATCATACCCACTGTACGCGAGTGCGGACACGTCGTTcgttgtttttagttttggcATTACAATACGTACGCTGCAGTCGAGGCACCGTCGCGTGAGCCGGCGCCGTCTGACACAAGGCCGTCGTAAGAGGTTTGCACAAGAGATGACCGCCGAGGCGAGACGGTACGCCGTACCCAGCCTCATCAAGTCGGCGTACCGGGCGTGCGACAAGATCCAGCGGCACACGTACCGGACGGATTACTGTACGCTTCCGCGCGTCGACATGCAGCGCTGTTGCAAGTCGCTGTTCGAAATCTTGAAGCTGAACACGGAAGCCGGCGGTTTCGACCCGGAAGGCGACAGGCGGTCCATGTACCGGAAGGTGATGCGCCGCGGCGGCAACGGCGGCCGCGGGTTTGGAGCCGTGTGCGAGATGGCCGCCAGTTACGGGCACGTCGACTGTCTGCGGCTGGCCCACGAGATCGGCTGCCCGTGGGACGCGTCGACGCCCTCGGTCGCGGCCCTCGGCGGACACCTGGAGTGTCTGATGTACATGCACGACAACTCTTGCGCGTGGGACGAACGGACGTGCAACAAAGCGGCGGGCGCGGGCAACTTGCACTGTCTCAGGTATGCGCACGAAAACGGATGTCCGTGGCACGAGCTCACGTGCGCCGATGCTGCAGCGGGCGGACACCTGGACTGCCTGAAGTATGCGCACGAAAATGGATGTCCGTGGGACGAACACACGTGTTTTCTGGCCGCAATGTTGGATCAGTTGGCGTGTCTCGTGTATGCCCATCAAAACGGATGTCCCTGGGACAGGGACTACACCGACCGTTTGTTCATCAGTCGGCGATGTCTCGAGTACGCGTTCAACATAGGATGTCCGAACTTTTGGTGGACGACCAACGccggttataatttatttaattaggtgtaggtattgtaatatttcttTCATAtttatgtcttgtacatttcaatagattgttattatattaagtaagtactactataatacgtaagtcttattattttatcttgatATAggcattttaactataattatatcaactttttgtgtaaaaataggCAAGTGCTCTGAATTCGCTcatgattttgatatattagccaattccatttttttttcagaataatTTGTCACAGTTATTTTGgctatgttaattattatatatattgaattttttgttttactgaaacattaatatttagtgtgtaaatattgtgtatatgtcACGGTGAAACAATGTaagctatatatttataatgttgcgTGTCATCATGATTTATAAAGATAACaacattataaactttaatgtGGTGTatgattattgaattttttttttttttttgttattatatctatctattattataattaaacgatTTTTGCAACGCTTTTActgaaagtataatttttgatattggtTGGTTTTgaaacaaaacttttttttattcgatcaGAGGctgataaattgaaaatatctagttactaattttgtgtaatatgTCATATCTACTATAACTGTCTACAACACTGTTTTTTCTTACTCACTATAGCGGTACACGAAACCTAACTTATTttcctaatatttataaaataaatacttttataattttatagtaattttaatatttattttatacataataagtgaaaaatacgttaatgagaaaaaaatatgacaaatgtttataataccaaAAAAGGCATTGCCGGGAAACACCTAACGATATTATAGGCTCGATCGCAATCGTGGTGTTTTTTGGGGCGTATACCAGTTGCCTTCAAAAGTACCTTTTTTTATACCAATTCCCCCCAAACTACCTAGAACAAAATGCACCAGTTGTCTTCAACCAAATGTACCAGTTGCCctcatatattatagacatggATTATAATACCAATCTGTAAAATAGGGTaggtaaatatgtaaatatgtaaataataataatatttataataaaaggtcgaatacaataattataagcaGAATACAATGTAATTTTCCAAAACCATAAGATAGTATAGCATGATAAAAAAGTCGATATTtgcaattatacaatataatatagtatgtataaaaatatgtgtgtattgtaaaaaatagaataaaatttataatataggtaggtaaaatttatataaataatatgaataggtacaataatcataatttataagtatactaaGACGCgtctaaaattacaatttttatttttatatactattatttatatatttacctctTCTATTTTACGGATTGgtattatcatgtatataataatatgtgagagCAActggtacatttttaaaatgccaaAAACAGCCATTAAGGCAAATAGTCAACACCCATTTTTTGGGACATCACCAAAAGATAATTACATCCAAAAGTAACCTTTTTACCTATTCTGAATGTGGCGAGTACATAATAGGTaagaaatactatttttagtgacatttgaaattaaatgaattaaactaaaaacctTATTTTGCGTCAGAtaagtattttgatataaatataattatcatattcacAATAAATTCATACGATTACCAATACTCAGCGTGATAATTTCTAATccattaaagataaaaaaaaaaaaaacagatttaaaCTGATAATTCCGattttttacttgaaataTGGACCGCTTGTAGTTCTAGTATGTAGTTAACAACGAATGCGTGTGataattatcatacaaaattcaactctttattttatatttcacatctaagtacattttaatttttgaaaattttaaaacaatactaaacagattttaaaataaaaatgcaatcaATAGTTTGTACtcattgacaaaaaaataaacaaattaataaaaaatgtgcttAAAtccaaattgaaaaattaaaaactaggaaataaataataattttattaataaattaattgataaattaaacacaaattaagtttcaaaattgctatatttaaaagcattggtaaataaatttaaatcacgaAAACTATGCTAGgatacaataaaacaaattttattttttatgtgttgattattaattactttttattatattagctgtttttattgattttttaaaaatttttattcttacatttttcatacttCGTctagattattttatgtattgacaatttaatatcTGTTTTTTCCCTTTTTCGTTCAAATAACCAAGATTGGTAAAATTAGAGCatcgtttatataaatataaagtatgattattaatttaatcatacttATTGACCGCGACGAATCTCTTAATGAACATTCGGCAAtatcaaatacttatattcaaattacttTACCTACCTTAtaagtagttaaaaatattttataaaatttaattgtttataaaaataaaaatttaagcagTAATGGAACGATAAGATATttgatgatacatttttttgaatcctataacaataaaaaaaagaagaataaataaaaaaaaaattgaaaatacgaAGTATTACGAATTTCAATACTTGTTCTAAATACTGCGACCATATTTGAACCACTGTTCCTtggaaataatcaatatagactaaatttttttctgatcCAAATTTGaagttacattataatagaaatttcaattaaagtaTACaccaaatttttaagtttaaaaaaaactgtcatGGCGTAGTGTAGTGTGATGTCAACCTATACATCCATATTAGATGCACAAGTAATTATTAGAACTGGTTTTATTGAGTTAACCTTCAATTATATTGAGttacataataactaataagttatataaagaATCACCTTATTGGCTAATCGAAATGATTCCACCTCAGTTTATATACGAGGGTAGTCAAACTACGttcaaagaaaaattttaaattcataatgtgATTTTTCATGTACCttgtaattcttaaaatattttgtcataaaatttattatttttataagcaagTAAACTAACTGCTTTATCGATTTATTGaagctaaaaatataatactggtGCACACAAattgtttaagaaaattaaaaggagtgcagaatttaaaaaatggtttCATTATCGATTCAGGTGcgaatatcattgtatatatttatagtttcaaTCGAACGTGGATTTACAATATCCAGTAGTACAGAATTTCCTCCATTATTTGAATCGACACTCAAGTATTTAGCTGAAACTTTAGAATGGGAGTCACAGGAGCCCATCAATCAGGCAAGAGTTCTTCCGGAATACGATTTCATCGTCGTCGGCGCCGGAAGTGCGGGAGCGGTAGTGGCGAGTCGATTGTCCGAAGTGAGTGTCCTTACCgaaaatatacgagtataatagagtaacgtttaaat
This sequence is a window from Rhopalosiphum maidis isolate BTI-1 chromosome 1, ASM367621v3, whole genome shotgun sequence. Protein-coding genes within it:
- the LOC113549307 gene encoding uncharacterized protein LOC113549307; protein product: MTAEARRYAVPSLIKSAYRACDKIQRHTYRTDYCTLPRVDMQRCCKSLFEILKLNTEAGGFDPEGDRRSMYRKVMRRGGNGGRGFGAVCEMAASYGHVDCLRLAHEIGCPWDASTPSVAALGGHLECLMYMHDNSCAWDERTCNKAAGAGNLHCLRYAHENGCPWHELTCADAAAGGHLDCLKYAHENGCPWDEHTCFLAAMLDQLACLVYAHQNGCPWDRDYTDRLFISRRCLEYAFNIGCPNFWWTTNAGYNLFN